A part of Streptomyces sp. NBC_00557 genomic DNA contains:
- a CDS encoding acyl-CoA carboxylase epsilon subunit: protein MPVSPTSPASPTAPIRVEKGQATEEELAALAVLLLSRGALAAPDTAPVSPGTTCWRPHAFHAPHSWQRA from the coding sequence CCCCCGCATCGCCCACCGCCCCGATCCGGGTCGAGAAGGGCCAGGCCACCGAGGAGGAGCTGGCCGCCCTCGCGGTGCTGCTGCTGAGCCGCGGCGCCCTGGCCGCCCCCGACACCGCGCCGGTCTCCCCCGGCACCACGTGCTGGCGCCCGCACGCCTTCCACGCGCCGCACAGCTGGCAGCGCGCCTGA
- a CDS encoding DUF6299 family protein — MPVRPALAAALGAVALLCVASGPAGADPAETVTVDTTGRIASDGTVTLSGSYRCTAGTGPVFVTSSLSQRDPRVRHGIGGGIAQCDGAEHRWQNSGTVDSEVLKAGRAHVQATLMEMRPVGIVPLPAFHAVTDQDVTLAQG; from the coding sequence ATGCCCGTACGTCCCGCCCTCGCCGCGGCCCTCGGCGCGGTCGCCCTGCTGTGCGTCGCCTCCGGCCCGGCCGGCGCCGACCCCGCCGAGACCGTCACCGTCGACACCACCGGCCGGATCGCGTCCGACGGCACGGTCACGCTCTCCGGCAGCTACCGCTGCACCGCCGGCACCGGACCGGTGTTCGTCACCTCCTCGCTGAGCCAGCGCGACCCCCGCGTCCGGCACGGCATCGGCGGCGGCATCGCCCAGTGCGACGGCGCCGAGCACCGGTGGCAGAACTCCGGCACGGTCGACTCGGAGGTCCTCAAGGCCGGCCGGGCCCACGTGCAGGCCACGCTCATGGAGATGCGGCCCGTGGGCATCGTCCCGCTGCCCGCCTTCCACGCGGTCACCGACCAGGACGTCACCCTCGCCCAGGGCTGA
- a CDS encoding RidA family protein yields MTTERVNPPELSPPTGFSHAVVASGSRVVFLAGQTSLDADGRITGDTLPEQFERALGNLLAALRAAGGTPADLARVTVYATDVAAYRAHAGRLGRIWRDLAGRDYPAMAVVQVVRLWDEQAMVELDGFAVLP; encoded by the coding sequence GTGACGACCGAGCGCGTCAACCCGCCCGAGCTGTCCCCGCCCACGGGGTTCTCGCACGCCGTCGTCGCGTCCGGCTCCCGCGTGGTGTTCCTCGCGGGCCAGACCTCCCTCGACGCCGACGGCAGGATCACCGGCGACACCCTGCCCGAGCAGTTCGAGCGGGCCCTCGGCAACCTTCTCGCGGCCCTGCGCGCGGCCGGCGGCACCCCCGCCGACCTCGCCCGCGTCACCGTCTACGCCACCGACGTCGCCGCCTACCGCGCCCACGCCGGACGGCTCGGCCGCATCTGGCGGGACCTGGCCGGCCGGGACTACCCGGCGATGGCCGTCGTGCAGGTCGTACGGCTGTGGGACGAGCAGGCGATGGTGGAGCTGGACGGCTTCGCCGTACTGCCGTGA
- a CDS encoding acyl-CoA dehydrogenase family protein — MSAFSLEPEQAAWRAELRATAAERLRPLADKGEPGHVNRPLLAELGRLGLLARLFSSGALDLCLMRESLAQSCTEAETALALQGLGAHPVHAHGTPAQRERWLPRVADGTAVAAFALSEPGAGSDAAALSLTAEPDGTGWRLTGAKRWISNAPEADFYTVFARTTPGAGARGVTAFLVPADRPGLTGTTLEMLSPHPIGALAFDAVPVTADDVLGEVDRGFAVAMGTLNLFRPSVGAFAVGMAQAALDATVAHTRRREAFGGRLMDLQTVSHQVAEMALRTEAARLMVYAAATAYDEGAADVPRRAAMAKLLATETAQYVVDTAVQLHGARALRRGHLLEHLYREVRAPRIYEGASEVQRGIIAKELYAQTDDREVR, encoded by the coding sequence GTGTCCGCATTCTCGCTCGAACCCGAGCAGGCCGCCTGGCGCGCCGAGCTGCGCGCGACGGCCGCCGAACGGCTGCGGCCGCTCGCCGACAAGGGCGAGCCGGGGCACGTCAACCGGCCGCTCCTCGCCGAGCTGGGCCGACTCGGGCTCCTGGCACGGCTGTTCAGCTCCGGCGCGCTGGACCTGTGCCTGATGCGGGAGTCCCTCGCGCAGTCCTGCACCGAGGCCGAGACCGCGCTCGCCCTGCAGGGCCTCGGCGCCCACCCGGTGCACGCGCACGGCACCCCCGCCCAGCGCGAGCGCTGGCTGCCCCGGGTCGCCGACGGCACCGCGGTCGCCGCCTTCGCACTGAGCGAGCCCGGCGCCGGTTCGGACGCGGCCGCGCTGTCCCTCACGGCGGAGCCCGACGGCACCGGCTGGCGGCTCACCGGCGCCAAACGCTGGATCTCCAACGCCCCCGAGGCCGACTTCTACACCGTCTTCGCCCGCACCACACCCGGCGCCGGAGCCCGCGGCGTGACCGCCTTCCTCGTCCCCGCCGACCGGCCCGGACTCACCGGAACCACGCTGGAGATGCTCTCCCCGCACCCCATCGGCGCCCTCGCCTTCGACGCCGTACCCGTGACCGCCGACGACGTGCTCGGCGAGGTGGACCGCGGCTTCGCGGTCGCCATGGGCACCCTGAACCTGTTCCGGCCCAGCGTCGGCGCCTTCGCGGTCGGCATGGCCCAGGCCGCGCTCGACGCCACCGTCGCCCACACCCGCCGCCGCGAGGCCTTCGGCGGCCGGCTGATGGACCTGCAGACCGTCTCCCACCAGGTCGCCGAGATGGCCCTGCGCACGGAGGCCGCCCGGCTGATGGTCTACGCGGCGGCCACGGCGTACGACGAAGGCGCCGCCGACGTCCCCCGGCGCGCCGCGATGGCGAAGCTGCTCGCCACCGAGACCGCGCAGTACGTCGTCGACACCGCCGTCCAGCTGCACGGCGCCCGCGCCCTGCGCCGCGGCCACCTCCTCGAGCACCTCTACCGCGAGGTGCGCGCCCCGCGCATCTACGAGGGCGCCAGCGAGGTCCAACGGGGCATCATCGCCAAGGAGTTGTACGCCCAGACCGACGACCGGGAGGTCCGGTGA
- a CDS encoding AMP-binding protein, translating into MPSPTRYARSASPPGRRCPPRRPSSTFVTARGRTAMHRSAHVDTFARDHLPPPDEWPELLFDLPELRYPERLNCAAELLGHAAADRPVFRTPAGPPWTYGDLRAHVDRIAHVLTGDLGVVPGNRVLLRGPTTPWLAACWLAVLKAGAIAVTVLAQQRPHELATMCEIALVRHALCDIRSVEDLAKADIPGLRITTYGGDGPDDLLRRPAPGTPYRAVDTAADDVALIAFTSGTTGRPKGCMHFHRDVLAIADTFSHHVLRPRPDDVFAGSPPLGFTFGLGGLVVFPMRAGASSLLLEEANPRRLLPAIAEHRVSVLFTAPTAYRAMLDQLDGYDVTSLRRCVSAGENLPAGTWRAWHERTGLRIINGIGATELLHIFVSAADEHIRPGTTGVPVPGWQARVQDAHGRPVPDGEPGLLAVRGPVGCRYLADPRQRQYVRAGWNVTGDTYVREPDGYFRYVARADDMIISAGYNIAGPEVEEALLRHPDVVEAAVVGRPDEARGQVAVAYTVLREGARRDADSLRAFLTSELAPYKCPREFVFLDALPRTATGKLQRFRLRSEGDRP; encoded by the coding sequence CTGCCGTCACCAACACGATACGCTCGGTCTGCGAGCCCACCAGGACGCCGGTGCCCACCACGACGCCCGTCTTCGACGTTTGTCACGGCAAGGGGGCGAACCGCCATGCATCGCTCGGCCCATGTCGACACCTTCGCGCGCGACCATCTGCCGCCCCCCGACGAGTGGCCCGAGCTGCTCTTCGACCTGCCGGAGCTGCGCTATCCCGAGCGGCTGAACTGCGCCGCCGAACTGCTCGGCCACGCGGCGGCGGACCGCCCGGTCTTCCGCACCCCGGCCGGGCCCCCCTGGACGTACGGCGATCTGCGCGCACACGTCGACCGGATCGCGCACGTGCTCACCGGCGACCTCGGCGTGGTCCCCGGCAACCGGGTGCTGCTGCGCGGCCCCACCACGCCGTGGCTCGCTGCCTGTTGGCTGGCCGTGCTGAAGGCGGGCGCGATAGCGGTCACCGTGCTCGCCCAGCAGCGCCCGCACGAGCTGGCGACGATGTGCGAGATCGCCCTGGTGCGGCACGCGCTGTGCGACATCCGGTCGGTGGAGGACCTGGCGAAGGCCGACATACCCGGGCTGCGGATCACCACGTACGGCGGGGACGGCCCCGACGACCTGCTGCGCCGGCCCGCCCCGGGCACGCCGTACCGGGCGGTGGACACCGCCGCCGACGACGTGGCCCTGATCGCGTTCACCTCGGGCACCACGGGCCGCCCGAAAGGATGCATGCACTTCCACCGGGACGTGCTGGCGATCGCGGACACCTTCTCGCACCATGTGCTGCGCCCCCGGCCGGACGACGTCTTCGCCGGCTCTCCCCCGCTCGGCTTCACCTTCGGCCTCGGCGGTCTCGTGGTCTTCCCGATGCGGGCCGGCGCCAGTTCCCTGCTCCTGGAAGAGGCGAACCCCCGCCGGCTGCTGCCCGCGATCGCCGAGCACCGCGTCTCCGTCCTGTTCACCGCGCCGACCGCCTACCGCGCGATGCTGGACCAGCTCGACGGGTACGACGTGACGTCGCTGCGGCGCTGTGTGTCGGCCGGCGAGAACCTGCCCGCGGGCACCTGGCGGGCCTGGCACGAGCGCACCGGCCTGCGGATCATCAACGGCATCGGCGCCACCGAGCTGCTGCACATCTTCGTCTCCGCCGCCGACGAGCACATCAGGCCGGGCACCACGGGCGTGCCGGTGCCGGGCTGGCAGGCGCGGGTGCAGGACGCGCACGGCAGGCCCGTGCCGGACGGCGAGCCCGGGCTGCTCGCGGTGCGCGGCCCGGTGGGCTGCCGCTATCTCGCCGACCCGCGGCAGCGGCAGTACGTGCGCGCCGGCTGGAACGTCACCGGCGACACCTACGTCCGCGAGCCCGACGGCTACTTCCGCTACGTGGCCCGCGCCGACGACATGATCATCTCGGCCGGGTACAACATCGCGGGCCCGGAGGTGGAGGAGGCGCTGCTGCGGCACCCGGACGTGGTGGAGGCCGCGGTCGTGGGCCGCCCGGACGAGGCCCGCGGGCAGGTGGCGGTCGCCTACACCGTGCTGCGCGAGGGCGCCCGGCGCGACGCGGACTCCCTGCGCGCCTTCCTCACGTCCGAGCTGGCGCCGTACAAGTGCCCGCGCGAGTTCGTCTTCCTCGACGCGCTGCCGCGCACCGCCACCGGCAAGCTGCAGCGGTTCCGGCTGCGCAGCGAGGGTGACCGGCCGTGA
- a CDS encoding PaaX family transcriptional regulator → MINVTEQHAPRSLIVTLYGAYGRYMPGPVPVAELIRLLAAVGVDAPSVRSSVSRLKRRGLLLPARTEQGAAGYELSPEARQLLEDGDRRIYATPPVADAGWVLAVFSVPESERQKRHVLRSRLAGLGFGTAAPGVWIAPARLYEETEHTLRRLHLDPYVDLFRGEHLGFAPTAEAVARWWDLAAIAKEHERFLDAHGPVLRAWERRPDTPPEEAYRDYLLALDSWRHLPYTDPGLPTRLLPAGWPGLRSAEVFQGLHRRLRDAGAGFAGL, encoded by the coding sequence ATGATCAACGTGACCGAGCAGCACGCCCCCAGGTCCCTCATCGTCACGCTCTACGGCGCGTACGGCCGCTACATGCCCGGCCCGGTGCCCGTCGCCGAGCTGATCCGGCTCCTGGCCGCGGTCGGCGTGGACGCGCCCTCGGTCCGGTCCTCGGTGTCCCGGCTCAAACGCCGCGGCCTGCTGCTGCCGGCCCGCACGGAACAGGGCGCGGCGGGCTACGAACTCTCGCCCGAGGCACGGCAGTTGCTGGAGGACGGCGACCGCCGCATCTACGCCACGCCGCCCGTCGCGGACGCCGGGTGGGTGCTCGCCGTGTTCTCGGTGCCGGAGTCGGAGCGGCAGAAGCGGCATGTGCTGCGTTCCCGGCTGGCCGGCCTGGGCTTCGGCACGGCGGCTCCGGGCGTGTGGATCGCCCCGGCCCGGCTGTACGAGGAGACCGAGCACACCCTGCGCCGCCTGCACCTGGATCCGTACGTGGACCTGTTCCGCGGCGAGCACCTGGGCTTCGCGCCGACCGCCGAGGCGGTCGCCCGCTGGTGGGACCTGGCCGCGATCGCCAAGGAGCACGAGCGCTTCCTGGACGCGCACGGCCCGGTGCTGCGCGCCTGGGAGCGCCGGCCGGACACCCCGCCCGAGGAGGCCTACCGGGACTACCTCCTCGCCCTCGACTCCTGGCGCCATCTGCCGTACACGGACCCCGGCCTGCCCACCCGGCTGCTGCCCGCCGGCTGGCCGGGGTTGCGCTCGGCGGAGGTGTTCCAGGGGCTGCACCGCCGGCTGCGCGACGCGGGGGCCGGGTTCGCCGGGCTGTGA